The window CCGGACGTCAGGCTACTGGCTGGTGACTCTGCTCATTGCTGAAATGCTGACGCGGCTGTTCAAGTGGTCATTTCATCTGCCAAGGCCGGTTGCCCTGTACCAGGGCATCTCCGCCTTCGGGTTCCCCAGCGGCCACACGATCATGAATGTCGTGATTTACGGGTTTCTGGCCATTCTTCTCGCCAGAGGTTCCCGCAGTTCGTTTCGATGGGTGCCGCTTGGCGCTGCATTGCTCGTATCTTCCCTGATCGCCTTTTCGCGTCTGTACCTGGGGGCTCACTGGCTTTCCGATGTTCTGGGCGGACTGTTTATCGGGTGGTCCTGGACCGTTCTGGCCGGTATCGCGTATCTGAGGGGTGAAACCGAACCGGTTCCCAGACAACTGCTCAGCGTCATTACCCTTGCCGTGTTTGTCACAGCCGGCTCTTTGTATGTTCTCGACAGACACCGGGAAGATTTGGCCTTCTATGCCCCGCGTTCCGTTGTCCGCGTGATGGACGCTTCTGCCTGGCTCCATGGCGGGTGGCAGGAATTTCCCGCACGGCGAATCGATATTATCGGCGAACGGGAGCAGCCCCTGACCCTCCAATGGGCGGGATCTGCCGATCGGCTGGCCTGCCGGTTCATTTCAGACGGCTGGGTCAGCCCGCCCGGTATCACCATCAAAAGCGTTCTCGGGATGCTGTCCCCGGATACCCGGGTGGAACAGCTTCCGGTTCTGCCTCATTTACATGACGGGCTTGTTGAACACCTGCTTCTGGTTCGCAACGAAGGCGACCAGCGACGGGTGCTTCGGCTGTGGCCGACAGCCGTAACGTTGAAAAAGACCGATCCTCCGTTGTGGATCGGAACGCTTGAAACTCAGGGCAGGCGTCGGATTGCGGGCCTGGTTTCGGTGGCGGCCGATACGGGCGATTATATGACAGCACTGTCTGCGTTCGATTCATTGGGTGAAGGGGTAACGGTGCAGCTGGCATATCGCAACCGGACCGGTTATAATCAAACCGGCTTCAGGGCCCCCTTCAGGTGGAACGGCCTGGTCGTGCTGGCAATGGAAAAGAGCAAATCATCGGCCACCGGGCAAAAATTCAACAGCCCGG is drawn from Desulfobacterales bacterium and contains these coding sequences:
- a CDS encoding phosphatase PAP2 family protein, which codes for FRRLFFFLAVKGATWLSFLEAWIASDVPVQGVRRYIKRGLIGAFLPRKGEEYFIALLLMVALLMGWGFLKVVEDVVTQDPLVLADHAVYQLFQSLRTPWGDHVFVSITELGDGLVHAIVIGAVLAVLLFRRCYRTSGYWLVTLLIAEMLTRLFKWSFHLPRPVALYQGISAFGFPSGHTIMNVVIYGFLAILLARGSRSSFRWVPLGAALLVSSLIAFSRLYLGAHWLSDVLGGLFIGWSWTVLAGIAYLRGETEPVPRQLLSVITLAVFVTAGSLYVLDRHREDLAFYAPRSVVRVMDASAWLHGGWQEFPARRIDIIGEREQPLTLQWAGSADRLACRFISDGWVSPPGITIKSVLGMLSPDTRVEQLPVLPHLHDGLVEHLLLVRNEGDQRRVLRLWPTAVTLKKTDPPLWIGTLETQGRRRIAGLVSVAADTGDYMTALSAFDSLGEGVTVQLAYRNRTGYNQTGFRAPFRWNGLVVLAMEKSKSSATGQKFNSPESRYR